One Nocardioides oleivorans DNA segment encodes these proteins:
- a CDS encoding MFS transporter — translation MTAADTTTQPVDDSRRISILLGLLFGLGGLGSSSAAVTLALMGKDFGISSGLAAWAISLYVLMLAVTTALYGRISDLVGFRGPMLAGLVLMSIGALVAAVAPTFQVLLGARMVQGAGAAALPTLGVAVLSSRYAGEIRGVAFGRLAGVSAAVGCLGPLAGGVVEAAFGWRAVMALPILGALVLPFIWRALPTGGSGAKLDVVGAILVCLTAAGMVLLVQSPSAGLLVAALGAVLLFAGVPAVHATVRRRPDGFLPVEVIRNATVVRTAVSASSIPASWFALLIATPAVLLAEGWEAWQVGVAMLPSAAIALFVPRLVGPMLRRVGPGRSVGAAALVASGAILLAALGAHFASATILVIGIVFVTVAFGLGQPALSAVVGDAVHENVRGVALGVSTLLFLIGGSIGSAVIAGLSGPLGMTGALLLLAALPVLGLIVLAPTLRSPETARSV, via the coding sequence ATGACTGCCGCGGACACCACCACCCAGCCCGTTGACGACTCGCGCAGGATCTCGATCCTGCTCGGGCTGCTGTTCGGGCTCGGGGGACTCGGGTCGTCCAGCGCGGCGGTGACGCTCGCCCTCATGGGCAAGGACTTCGGGATCAGCTCGGGCCTCGCGGCCTGGGCGATCAGCCTCTACGTCCTGATGCTCGCGGTCACGACCGCCCTCTACGGCCGCATCTCCGACCTCGTCGGCTTCCGCGGGCCGATGCTGGCGGGCTTGGTGCTGATGTCGATCGGCGCCCTCGTGGCGGCGGTCGCTCCCACCTTCCAGGTGCTGCTCGGCGCGCGGATGGTGCAGGGTGCCGGCGCGGCGGCGCTCCCGACCCTGGGCGTCGCGGTCCTGTCGTCGCGGTACGCCGGCGAGATCCGTGGGGTCGCCTTCGGGCGCCTGGCCGGGGTCTCGGCGGCGGTGGGTTGCCTCGGGCCGCTAGCGGGCGGTGTCGTCGAGGCCGCCTTCGGGTGGCGGGCCGTGATGGCACTGCCGATCCTCGGTGCGTTGGTCCTGCCGTTCATCTGGCGCGCCCTCCCGACCGGCGGCAGCGGCGCCAAGCTGGACGTCGTCGGCGCGATCCTGGTCTGCCTCACCGCAGCCGGGATGGTGCTGCTCGTCCAGTCGCCGTCCGCCGGCCTGCTCGTCGCCGCGCTGGGCGCTGTGTTGCTGTTCGCCGGTGTCCCGGCTGTGCACGCGACCGTGCGCCGGCGCCCCGACGGGTTCCTCCCGGTCGAGGTCATCCGCAACGCGACCGTCGTACGCACTGCGGTGTCGGCGTCCTCCATCCCCGCGTCGTGGTTCGCTCTGTTGATCGCCACGCCTGCGGTCCTCCTGGCGGAGGGCTGGGAGGCCTGGCAGGTCGGCGTCGCGATGCTGCCGAGCGCCGCGATCGCGCTGTTCGTGCCACGACTCGTGGGACCGATGCTGCGGCGAGTCGGGCCGGGGCGGAGCGTCGGCGCCGCCGCGCTGGTGGCGTCCGGCGCGATCCTGCTGGCAGCACTGGGCGCACACTTCGCGAGCGCCACGATCCTGGTGATCGGCATCGTCTTCGTGACCGTGGCGTTCGGGCTCGGTCAGCCGGCACTCAGCGCGGTGGTCGGTGACGCAGTCCACGAGAACGTGCGCGGAGTCGCGCTCGGCGTGTCCACGCTGTTGTTCCTCATCGGCGGCAGCATCGGCTCCGCGGTGATCGCCGGCCTCAGCGGGCCCCTCGGCATGACCGGAGCACTGCTGCTGCTCGCCGCTCTCCCGGTGCTCGGACTGATCGTCCTGGCACCGACTCTGCGATCACCGGAGACCGCGCGCTCCGTATGA
- the typA gene encoding translational GTPase TypA: MPTQSRSDLRNVAIVAHVDHGKTTLVDAMLRQAGAFTAHQAESVADRVMDSGDLEREKGITILAKNTAVHYAGPAGGGQPMVINIIDTPGHADFGGEVERGLSMVDGIVLLVDASEGPLPQTRFVLRKALNADMPVILVVNKTDRGDARIAEVVDESYELFMDLLDETHSQDALDFPVVYASGKAGIASLTAPENGTMPEGTDLEPLFKTILETIPAPQYDEGAPLQAHVTNLDSSPFLGRLALLRIHQGHLKKGQTVAWIKRDGTVKNVRITELLVTEGLERVPGESAGPGDIVAIAGIPEITIGETLADAENPIALPLIHVDDPAISMTIGTNTSPMVGKVKGAKVTARLVKDRLDSELIGNVSLRVLPTERPDAWEVQGRGELALAILVEQMRREGFELTVGKPQVVTREVDGKVHEPFERLTIDAPEEYLGTITELLATRKGRMEGMTNHGTGWVRMDFVVPSRGLIGFRTEFLTETRGTGIAHHISEGYHPWAGEIRSRNNGSLVADRAGAATAYAMTSLQERGVLFVEPTTDVYEGMIVGENSRADDMDVNITKEKQQTNIRSATSDNFEKLIPPKRLSLEQCLEFCREDECVEVTPDMVRIRKVVLDANARAKTASRARKASK, encoded by the coding sequence ATGCCCACCCAGTCCCGCTCCGACCTGCGCAACGTCGCGATCGTCGCCCACGTCGACCACGGCAAGACCACGCTGGTGGACGCGATGCTCCGCCAGGCCGGCGCGTTCACCGCGCACCAGGCCGAGAGCGTCGCCGACCGGGTCATGGACTCCGGCGACCTCGAGCGCGAGAAGGGCATCACGATCCTCGCGAAGAACACCGCCGTCCACTACGCCGGTCCCGCCGGTGGCGGTCAGCCGATGGTCATCAACATCATCGACACCCCCGGCCACGCCGACTTCGGTGGCGAGGTCGAGCGAGGACTGTCGATGGTCGACGGCATCGTGCTGCTCGTCGACGCATCGGAGGGCCCGCTCCCCCAGACCCGCTTCGTGCTCCGCAAGGCGCTCAACGCCGACATGCCCGTGATCCTGGTCGTCAACAAGACCGACCGTGGCGACGCCCGCATCGCGGAGGTCGTCGACGAGTCCTACGAGCTCTTCATGGACCTGCTCGACGAGACCCACAGCCAGGACGCGCTGGACTTCCCGGTCGTCTACGCCTCGGGCAAGGCCGGCATCGCGTCCCTGACGGCGCCCGAGAACGGCACCATGCCGGAGGGCACCGACCTCGAGCCGCTCTTCAAGACGATCCTCGAGACCATCCCCGCCCCGCAGTACGACGAGGGCGCGCCGCTCCAGGCCCACGTCACCAACCTCGACTCCTCGCCGTTCCTCGGTCGCCTCGCGCTGCTGCGCATCCACCAGGGCCACCTGAAGAAGGGCCAGACCGTCGCGTGGATCAAGCGCGATGGCACGGTCAAGAACGTCCGGATCACCGAGCTTCTCGTCACCGAGGGCCTCGAGCGCGTCCCCGGCGAGTCCGCCGGCCCCGGCGACATCGTCGCCATCGCGGGCATCCCCGAGATCACCATCGGCGAGACCCTCGCCGACGCGGAGAACCCGATCGCGCTGCCGCTCATCCACGTCGACGACCCGGCCATCTCGATGACCATCGGCACCAACACCTCGCCCATGGTCGGCAAGGTCAAGGGCGCCAAGGTCACCGCGCGCCTGGTCAAGGACCGCCTCGACAGCGAGCTGATCGGCAACGTGTCGCTCCGCGTCCTGCCGACCGAGCGGCCCGACGCGTGGGAGGTCCAGGGCCGCGGCGAGCTCGCGCTGGCGATCCTCGTCGAGCAGATGCGTCGCGAGGGATTCGAGCTCACCGTCGGCAAGCCGCAGGTCGTCACCCGCGAGGTCGACGGCAAGGTCCACGAGCCCTTCGAGCGCCTGACGATCGACGCTCCGGAGGAGTACCTCGGCACCATCACCGAGCTCCTCGCGACCCGCAAGGGCCGCATGGAGGGCATGACCAACCACGGCACCGGCTGGGTGCGCATGGACTTCGTCGTCCCCTCGCGCGGCCTGATCGGCTTCCGCACCGAGTTCCTCACCGAGACCCGCGGCACAGGCATCGCCCACCACATCTCCGAGGGCTATCACCCCTGGGCCGGCGAGATCCGCTCGCGCAACAACGGATCGCTGGTGGCCGACCGCGCCGGTGCGGCGACGGCGTACGCCATGACGTCGCTGCAGGAGCGCGGCGTGCTCTTCGTCGAGCCCACCACCGACGTCTACGAGGGCATGATCGTCGGCGAGAACTCCCGCGCCGACGACATGGACGTCAACATCACCAAGGAGAAGCAGCAGACCAACATCCGGTCCGCCACCTCCGACAACTTCGAGAAGCTGATCCCGCCGAAGCGGCTCTCCCTCGAGCAGTGCCTGGAGTTCTGCCGCGAGGACGAGTGCGTCGAGGTCACGCCCGACATGGTGCGGATCCGCAAGGTCGTCCTCGACGCCAACGCGCGCGCCAAGACCGCCTCGCGGGCCCGCAAGGCCAGCAAGTAG
- a CDS encoding protealysin inhibitor emfourin, with translation MAPRTPHPHCTFIPPWLAERIDGPDAAARDEELRARRGATALPPWAVASTAAPGDPDWTVHDAGSTTDLPGTPVRSAGESDTGDLAVDEAAAGITATLEMYADDLGRDSHDGAGATVTVTVHYGTAYDNAFWDGTQLVFGDGDGRVFERFTKPVDVLAHEFTHAVVEHTAGLVYQGQPGALNESVADVFASCLKQRVLGQQAAEGDWLIGEGIFKPAVLARALRDMAAPGTAYDDPDLGKDPQVGHMDDYIETEDDNGGVHLNSGIPNKAFQLAAVAVGGTAIVGAGRIWYDALVGDDVPPGADFATFAAATVAVAGEHADAVRGAWQQVGVEVGVSTTAPPVPTGQPAGRLRVERSGGFAGRTESAEVDLDSAGDDEIRGLVTEAVLGSATQATPPKPDMFVYTFFLDGHAPVRVPEQLLSASQSELARRILRAHES, from the coding sequence ATGGCTCCTCGGACCCCCCACCCGCACTGCACGTTCATCCCCCCATGGCTCGCCGAGCGCATCGACGGCCCGGACGCGGCAGCGCGGGACGAGGAGCTGAGGGCCCGACGTGGCGCCACCGCCCTCCCCCCGTGGGCGGTGGCGTCCACCGCGGCCCCGGGCGATCCCGACTGGACCGTCCACGACGCCGGGTCCACGACCGACCTGCCCGGCACGCCGGTGCGATCGGCCGGTGAGTCCGACACCGGTGACCTCGCGGTCGACGAGGCCGCCGCCGGCATCACGGCCACGCTCGAGATGTATGCCGACGACCTCGGTCGTGACTCCCACGACGGCGCCGGCGCCACGGTGACCGTGACCGTCCACTACGGCACGGCCTACGACAACGCCTTCTGGGACGGCACGCAGCTCGTCTTCGGCGACGGCGACGGCCGCGTGTTCGAGCGCTTCACCAAGCCTGTCGACGTGCTCGCCCACGAGTTCACCCACGCGGTCGTCGAGCACACCGCCGGCCTCGTCTACCAGGGCCAGCCCGGCGCGCTCAACGAGTCGGTCGCCGACGTGTTCGCGTCCTGCCTCAAGCAGCGCGTCCTCGGACAGCAGGCGGCCGAGGGCGACTGGCTGATCGGGGAGGGGATCTTCAAGCCCGCGGTCCTGGCCCGCGCGCTGCGTGACATGGCCGCCCCCGGCACGGCCTACGACGACCCCGACCTCGGCAAGGACCCGCAGGTCGGCCACATGGACGACTACATCGAGACCGAGGACGACAACGGCGGCGTCCACCTCAACTCAGGCATCCCGAACAAGGCCTTCCAGCTCGCGGCGGTCGCCGTCGGCGGCACGGCGATCGTTGGTGCCGGTCGGATCTGGTACGACGCCCTCGTCGGCGACGACGTACCCCCGGGCGCCGACTTCGCGACCTTCGCGGCCGCCACCGTCGCGGTCGCCGGGGAGCATGCCGACGCGGTGCGGGGGGCGTGGCAGCAGGTCGGCGTCGAGGTGGGCGTCAGCACCACCGCGCCGCCGGTCCCCACCGGCCAGCCCGCCGGTCGGCTCCGGGTCGAGCGCTCCGGCGGATTCGCCGGCCGCACGGAGTCGGCGGAGGTCGACCTCGACTCCGCCGGCGACGACGAGATCCGCGGCCTGGTCACCGAGGCAGTGCTCGGCTCGGCCACGCAGGCGACGCCGCCGAAGCCCGACATGTTCGTCTACACGTTCTTCCTCGACGGGCACGCGCCCGTCCGCGTGCCCGAGCAGCTGCTGTCCGCGAGCCAGTCCGAGCTCGCGCGCCGGATCCTGCGGGCGCACGAGTCGTAG
- a CDS encoding acyltransferase family protein produces MTLGEALARRDNALNFIRLVLAAGVIVGHSYQLADIAAPTMWLNPRLQEWALNGFFAVSGYLIAGSRVRLSFREFLERRARRILPGLWTVLVVVAFGFAPIISWLAGEGWDPVSSLTYVLRNLGVVVGQEFIDQTLTHAPGTPLWNGPLWTLSFEIGCYLAFGLFLGLRWVRRHGALVCAALLVGLMTAHPFLMEEPEIGLVWKNIVRLTSFFAAGVLCWFLRDRLPSRWSVVVACTVCLGVLSAVSDGQWYGQVFAAVALLTAGGLLPIRVGATNDISYGVYIYGWPVQQALADLGAAGLGIYAYQALSLLLVIPFAWASWVLVERRWLSRRRDALSVDVPQVAHHVSARAT; encoded by the coding sequence GTGACCCTGGGGGAGGCGCTGGCGCGTCGCGACAACGCGCTCAACTTCATCCGGCTGGTCCTAGCGGCCGGAGTGATCGTCGGACACTCCTACCAGCTCGCCGACATCGCAGCTCCGACGATGTGGCTCAACCCTCGACTGCAGGAATGGGCGCTCAACGGCTTCTTCGCCGTCTCCGGTTACCTCATCGCCGGATCACGTGTGCGCCTCTCGTTCCGGGAGTTCCTCGAGCGCCGCGCGCGTCGCATCCTGCCGGGACTCTGGACCGTGCTGGTGGTCGTCGCCTTCGGCTTCGCGCCGATCATCTCGTGGCTGGCCGGCGAGGGCTGGGATCCCGTGTCTTCACTGACGTACGTGCTGCGGAACCTGGGGGTCGTCGTCGGTCAGGAGTTCATCGACCAGACCCTCACGCACGCACCCGGCACACCTCTCTGGAACGGGCCGCTCTGGACCTTGAGCTTCGAGATCGGTTGCTACCTCGCCTTCGGTCTCTTCCTGGGACTTCGGTGGGTCCGGCGGCACGGTGCACTCGTCTGCGCAGCCCTGCTCGTCGGTCTCATGACAGCTCACCCGTTCCTGATGGAGGAACCCGAGATCGGGCTCGTGTGGAAGAACATCGTGCGACTGACGTCGTTCTTCGCCGCGGGGGTGCTGTGCTGGTTCCTGCGGGACCGCCTCCCTAGCCGATGGTCGGTCGTCGTGGCGTGCACCGTCTGCCTGGGCGTCCTGTCCGCGGTCTCGGACGGGCAGTGGTACGGCCAGGTGTTCGCGGCCGTCGCGCTCCTGACCGCAGGTGGACTGCTGCCGATTCGCGTCGGAGCCACCAACGACATCTCCTACGGCGTCTACATCTACGGGTGGCCCGTGCAACAGGCCCTCGCTGATCTCGGCGCAGCAGGGCTCGGCATCTATGCCTACCAGGCACTCTCGCTCCTGCTCGTCATCCCGTTCGCGTGGGCCTCGTGGGTCCTGGTCGAGCGCAGATGGCTATCGCGACGCCGCGACGCGCTATCGGTCGACGTCCCGCAGGTGGCCCATCACGTGAGTGCCCGCGCCACCTGA
- a CDS encoding DNA topoisomerase IB, whose protein sequence is MPRLRRTSPDQPGWSRRRSGKGFTYLDADGLKLEPEDVQRCKDLVIPPAWQDVWITPYPNGHLQAVGIDDAGRKQYLYHPQWRTSRDAAKFDRILGFGKALSKARERVLVDMGSEGMSLERACAVAVRLLDLGYFRIGNDVYTDTNGSFGLTTLRKDHVTRHANGLRFCFVGKSGVEHCIDIDDPSAIGTLEIMRRRRGGGDELLAWKDGRQWKDIDAGHVNDYIRSCFGIDATAKDFRTWHATVIAAAVLASTDEPGDTKASRKRAVSGAMKEVSDFLGNTPTLARSSYVDPRVVEAYERGRTISVRAKYDSDDARQAALERAVLKLLRA, encoded by the coding sequence ATGCCACGACTCCGGCGCACGTCCCCCGACCAGCCGGGCTGGAGCCGGAGACGGTCGGGCAAGGGCTTCACCTACCTCGACGCCGACGGGCTGAAGCTCGAGCCCGAGGACGTGCAGCGGTGCAAGGACCTCGTGATCCCGCCGGCGTGGCAGGACGTGTGGATCACGCCGTACCCCAACGGCCACCTGCAGGCGGTCGGCATCGACGACGCCGGCCGCAAGCAGTACCTCTACCACCCGCAGTGGCGCACGAGCCGGGACGCGGCGAAGTTCGACCGGATCCTCGGCTTCGGCAAGGCGCTGTCGAAGGCGCGCGAGCGGGTGCTGGTCGACATGGGCTCCGAGGGGATGTCCCTCGAGCGCGCGTGCGCGGTCGCGGTGCGGCTCCTCGACCTCGGCTACTTCCGGATCGGCAACGACGTCTACACCGACACCAACGGCTCGTTCGGCCTGACCACGCTGCGCAAGGACCACGTCACCCGCCACGCGAACGGTCTGCGGTTCTGCTTCGTCGGCAAGTCCGGTGTCGAGCACTGCATCGACATCGACGACCCCTCGGCGATCGGCACCCTCGAGATCATGCGCCGTCGACGCGGCGGAGGCGACGAGCTCCTCGCGTGGAAGGACGGCCGGCAGTGGAAGGACATCGACGCCGGCCACGTCAACGACTACATCCGGTCCTGCTTCGGGATCGATGCCACCGCCAAGGACTTCCGCACCTGGCACGCGACCGTGATCGCGGCGGCGGTGCTCGCCTCGACCGACGAGCCCGGTGACACCAAGGCCTCGCGCAAGCGGGCGGTCTCGGGCGCGATGAAGGAGGTCTCGGACTTCCTCGGCAACACCCCCACCCTCGCGCGGTCGTCGTACGTCGACCCGCGGGTGGTCGAGGCCTACGAGCGCGGTCGCACCATCTCGGTGCGCGCGAAGTACGACTCCGACGACGCGCGCCAGGCGGCGCTCGAGCGAGCCGTGCTCAAGCTGCTGCGCGCCTGA